In the genome of Zobellia nedashkovskayae, the window CAGATTCGTTAGGCGCAGAAATTAAGAACAGACAAACATACGCAGATAAGAAAATAGATGTACCTGCATCTTATCGCAATCGTTTACAACATGCGGAGCTAAAAGGTAAGGGTGTACATTTTATGGCCTATGATGCAGCGCCGGATACACCATTAACAGAAGGCACAAAAATTCATTTGAGTATAGACCTGAACGATAAGAACGAAGCTAAGGAACTATATGAGAAACTATCTTCAGGAGGTCGTATACACCATGAATTACGGGAACGTGAATGGAATGCTCTATTTGGTCGTTTCACAGATCGCTACGGCATCAATTGGATGATTAATTGTGATCTTAATTAAGATTTGATATCAATTTAAATTTTCAACCTGCCATTCTAGAATAAGTGTTAGAATGGGTATTAGTAATTATAGTTTTATGGAAAAGTGGTTCGTATTTTCTTGGGATGCATTATTTGCCATCTGCCTAACCGCAGTAGGGATTTATATTACGGTA includes:
- a CDS encoding VOC family protein, which gives rise to MKTQAYLAFDGNCQEALNFYADSLGAEIKNRQTYADKKIDVPASYRNRLQHAELKGKGVHFMAYDAAPDTPLTEGTKIHLSIDLNDKNEAKELYEKLSSGGRIHHELREREWNALFGRFTDRYGINWMINCDLN